The Verrucomicrobium spinosum DSM 4136 = JCM 18804 genome includes a region encoding these proteins:
- a CDS encoding ABC-F family ATP-binding cassette domain-containing protein, with product MLTLRNVTKSFNNRVLFKDASMTINYAERVALVGPNGAGKSTLFSLILKNDTPDAGEIERDEWTTIGYLRQEAEPTGNETILDVATGKAGEMERLEAILKKCEASGDVSSMEYLEAHSQHEALHNPQAEAKAKKILKGFGFKDVDQDRPARELSGGWIMRAHLTRLLVIEPDLLLLDEPTNHLDLMSLLWFRNYLKNYPGAILLISHDRDFMDEIIETTYDIDEGKLIAYTGNYSDHVKQKEEAWERATQAYRNQQKEIEHIQEFIDKFRSVASKASQAQSREKQLAKMEKLEKPKPLRKAFRFNFPQPTRIGQRAIGLEGIHQAYGEKKVYNGLDLDIERGERTVLVGPNGAGKSTLLKIMAGVVPFQKGERRLGANAKLGYFSQHRADTLDPEKTILDEVRDSAADLRDDDIRAILGSFLFKREDVFKKTKVLSGGEKSRLNLVKFLVNPPNLLLMDEPTTHLDIWSIEGLILALQRFEGTLVFISHDVHFIRTLATKVLHINAGQVTAFAGDYDYYLEKSGMEEDARAAAVL from the coding sequence ATGCTGACCCTGCGCAACGTTACCAAGTCCTTCAACAATCGTGTCCTGTTCAAGGATGCCTCCATGACCATCAACTATGCCGAGCGTGTGGCATTGGTGGGGCCGAACGGGGCGGGGAAGTCCACGTTGTTCTCCCTAATCCTGAAAAATGATACGCCGGATGCAGGTGAGATTGAGCGTGATGAGTGGACGACGATTGGCTACCTGCGCCAGGAAGCGGAGCCGACCGGGAATGAAACCATCCTCGACGTCGCTACCGGCAAAGCCGGGGAGATGGAGCGTCTGGAAGCGATTCTGAAGAAGTGCGAGGCGTCAGGCGACGTGAGCTCCATGGAGTATCTGGAGGCTCACTCCCAGCATGAGGCACTGCACAACCCCCAGGCGGAGGCCAAGGCGAAGAAAATTCTGAAGGGCTTTGGGTTTAAGGACGTCGATCAAGACCGCCCAGCCAGGGAACTGTCCGGCGGCTGGATCATGCGCGCCCACCTGACCCGCCTGCTGGTGATCGAGCCCGATCTCCTGCTCCTGGACGAACCTACGAACCACCTCGATCTCATGTCGCTCTTGTGGTTCCGCAATTACCTGAAGAACTATCCCGGCGCGATCCTCCTGATTTCCCACGACCGGGATTTCATGGATGAGATCATCGAGACCACGTATGACATCGATGAGGGCAAGCTGATCGCGTACACGGGGAACTACTCCGACCACGTGAAGCAAAAGGAGGAAGCCTGGGAACGGGCGACCCAGGCGTACCGCAATCAGCAGAAGGAGATTGAACACATTCAGGAGTTCATTGACAAGTTCCGCTCCGTGGCCTCCAAGGCGTCCCAGGCGCAGAGCCGTGAGAAGCAACTTGCGAAGATGGAAAAGCTCGAGAAGCCCAAGCCGCTTCGCAAGGCCTTCCGTTTCAACTTCCCCCAACCCACCCGTATCGGCCAGCGCGCCATCGGGCTGGAAGGCATCCACCAGGCCTACGGTGAGAAGAAAGTGTACAATGGCCTTGATCTCGACATTGAGCGTGGTGAGCGCACCGTGCTGGTGGGGCCGAACGGCGCAGGTAAATCCACGCTGCTGAAGATCATGGCCGGAGTGGTGCCATTCCAAAAGGGCGAGCGCCGTTTGGGGGCCAACGCCAAGCTGGGCTATTTCTCCCAGCACCGCGCTGATACACTGGACCCGGAGAAGACCATTCTCGACGAGGTGCGTGACTCTGCCGCGGATCTGAGGGATGACGACATTCGAGCCATTTTGGGCAGTTTCCTCTTCAAGCGTGAGGATGTGTTCAAGAAGACCAAGGTACTGAGCGGGGGCGAAAAGAGCCGTCTGAATCTGGTGAAGTTCCTCGTGAACCCGCCCAACCTCCTGCTCATGGACGAGCCCACGACGCACTTGGACATCTGGAGCATCGAGGGTCTGATTCTCGCCCTTCAGCGGTTCGAGGGAACGCTCGTCTTCATCAGCCATGACGTGCACTTCATCCGCACTTTGGCGACGAAGGTGCTGCACATCAACGCCGGCCAAGTCACCGCCTTTGCGGGTGATTATGACTACTACCTGGAGAAGAGCGGCATGGAGGAAGATGCGAGGGCCGCGGCCGTTCTATAG
- a CDS encoding DUF4126 domain-containing protein — protein sequence MHILEQLGVALGLASLAGVNLYLTVLLAGLAVRFDWLHIAAQHQNLEVLGHPVVLFVAGLLFCLQFFADKVPWVDSLWDSVHTFIRPVGGVLLGVEAVGDMPLYVKVAAAFLAGGAALTAHGAKAGTRLLVNQSPEPVSNVAVSVSEDVAVAGGVALTLLNPMVALITFGSILIILWLLLPRLWRASKAALWLVWRKLRMPGMRRTLAQPLELERRVSDDLKDLLLLQVGLDENDVVATVRCLSGKGRGVRGLSSNLPGLLVLTRQKDHVYFAASKGLSDRVFRLPLEGVEIQTDSRFLSENLSLEGAAFRAVFRFPRGEGDVVETLALRLRDNPLPQDKVAEAPVVSGSKQVRIKPGTGQLPAVGVDAPTSPIMRPIPGLAGVLESPPRSAAASAPEQVGAPDLKGPESASLKPLVLPRPSVSSEVVLRPLDDPPAISEPQADLPLPADSPSNEESDKPAEGAEPKKEALPAFPALP from the coding sequence ATGCACATCCTGGAACAACTTGGTGTCGCGCTCGGGCTCGCCTCGCTGGCGGGGGTAAACCTGTACCTTACCGTGCTGCTGGCCGGTCTTGCGGTGCGGTTTGACTGGCTGCATATTGCCGCTCAGCACCAGAATCTAGAAGTGCTGGGGCATCCCGTGGTGCTGTTCGTCGCGGGACTGCTCTTCTGCCTGCAGTTCTTTGCCGACAAGGTGCCGTGGGTGGACTCACTGTGGGACAGCGTGCACACCTTCATTCGCCCGGTGGGCGGCGTTTTGTTGGGCGTGGAAGCGGTGGGCGACATGCCACTCTACGTGAAGGTAGCGGCTGCGTTCCTGGCAGGAGGGGCTGCGCTCACCGCTCATGGGGCCAAGGCCGGTACGCGCCTCCTCGTCAATCAATCCCCGGAACCAGTGAGCAATGTGGCGGTAAGTGTGTCCGAAGATGTGGCCGTGGCTGGAGGCGTAGCGCTGACGCTGCTCAATCCCATGGTGGCACTGATCACGTTTGGCAGCATCCTCATCATCCTGTGGTTGTTGTTGCCCCGTCTCTGGCGTGCTTCCAAGGCAGCATTGTGGCTGGTGTGGAGGAAGCTGCGCATGCCGGGCATGCGGCGGACACTGGCCCAGCCTTTGGAACTAGAAAGGCGGGTCAGCGATGACCTGAAGGATCTGCTTCTGCTTCAGGTGGGCCTTGATGAAAATGACGTGGTGGCCACCGTGCGCTGCCTCAGTGGTAAAGGCCGGGGCGTGCGGGGACTCAGCAGCAATCTGCCAGGTTTGCTGGTGCTGACCCGACAGAAGGATCACGTTTACTTTGCCGCAAGCAAAGGTCTGAGCGACCGGGTTTTTCGGCTGCCGCTGGAAGGTGTGGAGATCCAGACGGACTCCCGTTTTTTAAGTGAAAATCTGTCGCTGGAAGGGGCCGCCTTTCGCGCTGTCTTCCGCTTCCCCAGAGGGGAGGGCGACGTGGTCGAGACGCTGGCTCTCCGCTTGCGGGACAATCCCTTGCCTCAAGACAAAGTGGCGGAGGCTCCGGTGGTTTCAGGAAGCAAACAGGTCCGGATCAAGCCGGGAACGGGGCAGTTGCCCGCTGTTGGTGTGGATGCACCGACTTCGCCAATCATGCGCCCCATTCCAGGCCTTGCCGGGGTTTTAGAATCGCCACCACGATCTGCTGCCGCGTCCGCACCAGAGCAGGTCGGTGCGCCAGATTTGAAAGGGCCCGAGTCTGCCAGCTTGAAGCCGCTGGTCCTCCCGCGGCCCAGTGTGAGCAGTGAGGTGGTCTTGCGCCCCCTGGATGATCCACCCGCGATCAGTGAGCCCCAAGCGGACCTTCCTCTCCCGGCGGATTCCCCGTCAAATGAGGAGTCTGACAAGCCGGCTGAGGGAGCAGAGCCCAAGAAAGAGGCCCTGCCCGCGTTCCCTGCGTTGCCGTAA
- a CDS encoding SLC26A/SulP transporter family protein, translating into MSHPQRSKSSAAAPPVVSRKLPHPSEFLAGFVTSLVGLVYSISCAALVYSGNLTPWLGYGLVSSLVTAVVLGLAVAWRSSLPFAVAGPDTRAAAILAVAVSAVAARVGGTNPMTALWLTVMTSGLSTGVILFLLGRFKASRFIRFIPYPAVGGFLAGTGWLLVTGAYKVMTGQILTSQSLAALMNSPSTPIWMAGLGYALVVLVATRLISHYLTLPLLVICGVGVAYAVAWGSGIGVSQAREMGWFFDMPAPVSLWEPWQQLRLDPGLGPLIASQAGNFVALAMVMAITILLSATGLELKTRRDANLDLELEVNGWGNVLSGMAGGMAGCLSINRTLLNHQAGARTRLAGVLVALVCAVVLVFRWPLLSYTPKPLLGGLLLYLGLSLLHEWLILNWSRLSRVDYGIVVVILLAVASFGFLPGMLLGVVIAAISFAVNYSRINVVKHALTGSQHRSNVERSPAAERYLQEHGREVQIFWLHGYLFFGTANRLVDDVRRKIRGADGKAPVKYLILDFARVSGMDSSSVLSFAKMRQTARQHDAVILFCRVPEALSEKLHGETPSSERTRAFHDVDRALEWCEDQLLEHADRERTQYNGLLDLVNQQFGSSTMARAFVGYLERLDVTAGTYLCREGEASTSLYFVERGRISVTVELANGQQKRLRSMGAGTVVGEMGLILGTPRSAAVVADLDSRVYRLSAESLRQIQLEVPEIATAFQQFLLRLLARRLVAANGEIKALLD; encoded by the coding sequence ATGTCTCACCCCCAACGCTCCAAGTCTTCTGCGGCCGCGCCGCCTGTCGTTTCCCGCAAGCTGCCGCATCCCTCAGAGTTTCTAGCTGGGTTTGTGACCTCCCTGGTGGGCTTGGTTTACAGCATCTCTTGCGCCGCCCTCGTTTATTCCGGGAACCTCACGCCCTGGCTGGGTTATGGGCTGGTCAGTTCACTGGTGACGGCGGTCGTGCTGGGGCTCGCAGTGGCGTGGCGCAGTTCTCTGCCGTTTGCCGTGGCAGGACCGGATACCCGGGCCGCTGCCATCCTTGCTGTGGCAGTCTCTGCGGTGGCGGCTAGGGTTGGAGGAACCAATCCCATGACGGCGCTGTGGCTGACGGTGATGACCAGCGGCCTGAGCACCGGTGTCATTCTCTTTCTCCTGGGGCGGTTCAAGGCCAGCCGCTTCATTCGCTTTATTCCCTACCCTGCGGTGGGCGGCTTCCTGGCAGGCACGGGCTGGCTGCTGGTGACGGGGGCGTACAAGGTGATGACAGGGCAGATCCTGACCTCACAATCTTTGGCGGCTCTCATGAACAGCCCCTCCACTCCCATTTGGATGGCGGGGCTGGGTTATGCACTGGTGGTGCTGGTGGCCACGCGCCTGATTTCGCACTATCTGACGCTGCCGTTGTTGGTGATTTGCGGGGTGGGGGTGGCCTACGCTGTTGCATGGGGCAGTGGGATAGGCGTGTCGCAAGCCCGGGAGATGGGGTGGTTTTTTGACATGCCGGCTCCGGTCTCCCTATGGGAGCCGTGGCAGCAACTCCGACTCGATCCCGGTCTGGGACCTCTCATTGCTTCCCAGGCAGGAAACTTCGTGGCGCTCGCGATGGTGATGGCCATCACCATCCTCCTCTCTGCCACAGGGCTGGAACTGAAGACCCGTAGGGATGCCAATCTGGATCTGGAACTGGAGGTCAATGGGTGGGGCAACGTGCTTTCTGGCATGGCGGGTGGCATGGCGGGGTGCCTCTCCATCAACCGCACCCTTCTGAACCACCAAGCCGGTGCCCGCACCCGGCTCGCGGGCGTACTGGTGGCGCTGGTGTGCGCCGTCGTTCTGGTGTTTCGGTGGCCTCTTCTGTCCTACACCCCCAAGCCCTTGCTGGGTGGGCTTTTGCTCTATCTCGGTCTGAGTCTCCTGCATGAGTGGCTCATTCTCAACTGGAGCCGTCTCTCCCGGGTGGACTACGGCATCGTGGTGGTCATTCTGTTGGCGGTTGCGAGCTTTGGCTTCCTGCCGGGTATGTTGCTGGGAGTGGTGATTGCGGCCATCTCCTTCGCCGTCAACTACAGTCGCATCAATGTGGTCAAACACGCCCTCACCGGCTCCCAGCATCGCAGTAATGTGGAGAGATCTCCTGCCGCAGAGCGGTATCTCCAGGAGCATGGGCGGGAGGTTCAGATCTTCTGGCTGCATGGATACCTTTTCTTCGGCACGGCCAACCGGCTGGTGGACGATGTTCGGCGGAAGATTCGCGGTGCCGATGGCAAGGCGCCGGTGAAGTACCTCATCCTCGACTTTGCCCGGGTGAGCGGCATGGACTCCTCTTCCGTGCTGAGCTTTGCCAAGATGCGGCAGACCGCCCGTCAGCATGACGCGGTGATCCTGTTCTGCCGTGTGCCAGAGGCTCTTTCTGAGAAGCTGCATGGGGAGACTCCCAGCAGTGAACGGACGCGCGCGTTTCACGATGTGGACCGGGCGCTGGAATGGTGTGAAGACCAACTGCTGGAGCACGCGGACCGGGAGCGGACACAGTACAACGGCCTGCTGGATCTGGTGAATCAGCAGTTCGGCAGCAGTACCATGGCACGGGCGTTTGTCGGGTATCTGGAGCGTCTAGATGTCACGGCTGGTACTTACCTGTGCCGGGAAGGGGAGGCCTCCACGAGTCTCTACTTTGTGGAACGAGGCCGCATCTCCGTGACTGTGGAGCTGGCCAACGGGCAACAGAAGCGGCTTCGCTCCATGGGGGCGGGGACGGTGGTGGGAGAGATGGGCTTGATTCTGGGGACGCCACGGTCTGCAGCTGTCGTGGCCGATCTGGACAGCCGGGTCTATCGCCTCTCCGCAGAGTCCTTGCGACAGATTCAGCTGGAGGTGCCAGAGATTGCCACAGCCTTCCAACAGTTCCTCCTGCGCCTGCTGGCGAGACGGCTCGTGGCGGCGAATGGTGAAATCAAAGCTCTACTCGATTGA
- a CDS encoding potassium transporter Kup — translation MSQHKSSSWTLALLALGVVYGDIGTSPLYALRECLHGRYEAGNALTVLGPVSLMIWSLTIIVMIKYLFLLSKADNQGEGGIFALYSLLRQQKAGLSKRAVGVLSLIALVGAALLYGDGIITPAISVLAAVEGIERVSPGLPHWVIPVIAACILLGLFLVQRHGTGRIGGSFGPVMLVWFSTLAALGLWHLLRDPSVLWALSPHYGVQYLWYEGGQAFQIMGTVLLAVTGCEALYADIGHFGREAMKRSWIYVAYPALVLNYLGQGALLMNNPKAVEHPFYSMVEGNLLIPLVILATLATIIASQAMITGVFSLTQQAVQLGFVPRLKIVHTSPDVRGQIYMPQINTLLCVACLGLVLYFKESSALASAYGLSVASDMVLSSILLFMVMTRLWKWETWKAAIPITLFLLLESGYWLGSIFKLFHGAWIPLIITGLLWMLMKTWRDGRAILIKRVTRSLVPVVHLVDEIKRGKIHRVQGIGVFMSSSGDGLPLVLLHHLKHNKVLHEVAVLLTVKFEEEPFIASERRVEVVDLHESFFRVILHYGYSESPEVMRDMCRALKDRGITKLNDMSFYQSRELLLTDGNGRMATWRKKLFVFLSRVARPATGYFQLPSRQVIELGIQLEL, via the coding sequence ATGTCACAACATAAATCTTCGAGCTGGACGCTGGCGTTGCTTGCCCTAGGGGTGGTGTACGGAGACATTGGGACGAGCCCGCTGTATGCCTTGCGGGAGTGTCTTCATGGTCGCTATGAGGCCGGGAATGCGCTCACCGTTCTGGGTCCTGTATCGCTGATGATCTGGTCGCTGACCATCATCGTGATGATCAAATACCTGTTCCTCCTGAGCAAGGCGGACAATCAAGGCGAGGGAGGGATCTTTGCCTTGTACTCCCTGCTGCGTCAGCAAAAAGCGGGCTTGAGCAAGCGGGCGGTGGGCGTGCTGAGTCTGATCGCTCTCGTGGGGGCGGCTTTGTTATATGGAGACGGCATCATCACTCCGGCCATTTCCGTTTTGGCAGCGGTGGAGGGGATCGAGCGGGTCAGCCCGGGATTGCCGCATTGGGTGATTCCTGTCATTGCGGCTTGTATTCTTCTGGGGCTGTTTCTCGTGCAGCGGCACGGCACAGGGCGCATCGGTGGCAGTTTTGGTCCGGTGATGCTGGTCTGGTTTTCGACTCTGGCCGCGCTTGGGCTCTGGCATCTGCTCCGCGATCCAAGCGTCCTCTGGGCGCTTTCCCCTCACTACGGGGTGCAGTATCTCTGGTATGAAGGAGGGCAGGCCTTCCAGATCATGGGGACGGTGCTGCTGGCGGTCACGGGCTGTGAGGCCTTGTACGCGGACATCGGCCACTTTGGCCGGGAGGCCATGAAGCGCTCTTGGATTTATGTCGCCTATCCGGCGCTCGTGCTGAACTATCTGGGACAGGGAGCGCTCCTCATGAACAATCCCAAGGCGGTAGAGCACCCCTTTTACAGCATGGTGGAAGGCAATCTCCTGATCCCGCTGGTCATCCTGGCGACCCTGGCCACCATCATCGCCTCCCAGGCCATGATCACGGGAGTGTTCTCCCTCACCCAGCAGGCGGTGCAGTTGGGCTTTGTGCCCCGGCTCAAGATCGTCCACACCTCTCCAGACGTCCGCGGCCAGATCTACATGCCGCAGATCAACACCCTGTTGTGCGTGGCGTGTCTCGGTTTGGTGCTGTACTTCAAGGAATCATCCGCGCTGGCCTCGGCCTACGGTCTTTCCGTCGCCTCTGACATGGTGCTCAGCAGCATCTTGCTGTTTATGGTGATGACCCGGCTGTGGAAGTGGGAGACTTGGAAAGCAGCCATTCCAATCACTCTCTTTCTGCTGCTGGAGAGTGGGTACTGGCTGGGCAGCATCTTCAAGCTCTTCCACGGGGCATGGATTCCGCTTATCATCACGGGCCTGCTCTGGATGCTGATGAAAACCTGGCGGGACGGCCGCGCCATCCTCATCAAGCGGGTCACCCGCAGCCTGGTGCCGGTGGTGCATCTGGTGGATGAGATCAAGCGTGGCAAGATTCATCGCGTGCAGGGCATTGGTGTGTTCATGTCATCCTCTGGCGATGGCCTTCCTCTGGTGCTGTTGCATCACCTGAAGCACAACAAGGTGCTGCATGAGGTGGCGGTGTTGCTGACGGTGAAGTTCGAGGAGGAGCCCTTCATCGCCTCAGAGCGCCGTGTGGAGGTGGTGGACTTGCACGAGAGCTTCTTTCGTGTGATCCTGCACTACGGCTACAGCGAATCCCCTGAGGTCATGCGTGACATGTGCCGCGCGCTGAAGGATCGTGGGATCACCAAGCTCAACGACATGAGCTTTTACCAGAGCCGCGAGCTGTTGCTGACCGATGGCAACGGTCGCATGGCAACATGGCGCAAGAAGCTCTTCGTTTTTCTCTCCCGTGTGGCGCGTCCCGCCACCGGCTACTTCCAGCTGCCTTCCCGGCAGGTGATTGAACTCGGTATTCAACTCGAACTCTGA
- a CDS encoding potassium transporter Kup — protein sequence MQHNDTSKSWPLALAALGVVYGDIGTSPLYALRECLGEGRFLSTDPVTVLGPVSLMLWSFILIVSVKYLLMLTRATNQGEGGVFALLSILKQPVAGLSSKAISWLGLFAILGAALMYGDGVITPAISVLSAVEGLKEIDPHFEQYIVPVAVVILLGVFFVQRHGTHRIGASFGPVMVVWFLVLAGTGMVNVVEHPAALKALSPHYGVRYILEHGHHGVGIMGSVLLCVTGCEALYADIGHFGATAMRRSWFLLAGPALSLNYMGQAGLVLANPEAHGNPFYRMVPGGWLVPMVILATMATIIASQAMITGVFSLTQQAVQLGYLPRLKIKHTNPDLRGQIYMPQINTLLCVACLALVVGFESSGALAAAYGLSVSANMVLSTILFYAVAVRVWKWSLWKALVPVVAFLLLECSYVAGSLTKLFHGAWMPVLATVVLWIVMKTWQDGRAILWRLVKQGQLPTEHLIAELENNRITRVKGTGVFMSGTADGLPLVLLHHLKHNKALHERVVLLTIQFHEEPYVKEEKRVSAIELAPKFHRVVLHYGFVESPDVMRDLCHALQFKKIHEMSNISFYQARELLLPTGRGKMAEWRKKLFVSLSRAARPATGYFDLPSRQVIELGIQMEL from the coding sequence ATGCAACACAACGACACGTCAAAAAGCTGGCCCCTGGCGCTCGCCGCCTTGGGGGTAGTGTATGGGGACATCGGAACCAGCCCGCTGTACGCACTGCGGGAGTGTTTGGGAGAGGGGAGATTCCTTTCGACCGATCCGGTGACGGTGCTTGGGCCTGTGTCGCTGATGCTGTGGTCCTTCATTCTGATCGTCTCAGTGAAGTATCTGCTCATGCTCACCCGGGCGACGAACCAGGGAGAGGGCGGGGTGTTTGCTCTGCTGTCCATCCTCAAACAACCGGTGGCCGGGCTCAGTTCCAAGGCCATCTCGTGGCTGGGGCTCTTTGCCATCCTCGGGGCGGCGCTCATGTACGGGGACGGCGTGATCACGCCCGCCATTTCTGTGCTCTCGGCCGTGGAGGGGTTAAAGGAAATCGACCCCCACTTTGAGCAGTACATTGTGCCGGTGGCGGTGGTGATCCTGCTGGGGGTGTTTTTCGTGCAAAGGCACGGCACCCATCGCATCGGGGCCAGCTTTGGCCCGGTCATGGTGGTGTGGTTTCTCGTGCTGGCCGGGACTGGGATGGTGAATGTGGTGGAGCATCCGGCGGCTCTGAAGGCTCTATCCCCACACTATGGGGTGCGCTACATCCTGGAGCATGGTCACCATGGGGTGGGCATCATGGGCTCGGTGCTGCTATGTGTGACCGGGTGTGAGGCTCTCTATGCAGACATCGGCCACTTTGGGGCCACGGCCATGCGTCGCTCCTGGTTCCTCCTGGCGGGACCGGCGCTTTCCCTGAACTATATGGGTCAGGCGGGCCTGGTGCTGGCGAATCCGGAGGCGCACGGCAACCCTTTCTACCGCATGGTGCCCGGCGGCTGGCTGGTTCCCATGGTGATCCTGGCGACCATGGCGACCATCATCGCCTCCCAAGCGATGATCACTGGTGTCTTCTCCCTCACGCAGCAGGCGGTGCAGCTTGGCTACCTGCCGCGGCTCAAGATCAAGCACACCAACCCCGATCTTCGCGGTCAAATCTACATGCCGCAAATCAACACCCTGCTGTGCGTGGCCTGTCTGGCGCTGGTGGTGGGCTTCGAAAGCTCTGGCGCCCTCGCCGCCGCCTATGGGTTGTCCGTTTCAGCCAACATGGTGCTGAGCACCATCCTCTTTTACGCCGTAGCGGTGCGCGTCTGGAAGTGGTCGCTCTGGAAGGCTCTTGTCCCGGTGGTCGCCTTCCTGCTGCTGGAGTGCTCGTATGTGGCGGGCAGCCTGACGAAGTTGTTCCACGGGGCTTGGATGCCGGTGCTGGCCACCGTCGTGCTGTGGATCGTGATGAAAACCTGGCAGGATGGGCGGGCTATTCTCTGGCGGCTGGTCAAGCAGGGGCAATTGCCGACGGAACACCTCATCGCTGAGCTGGAGAACAACCGGATCACTCGCGTGAAGGGGACAGGCGTTTTCATGAGTGGTACCGCTGATGGTCTGCCGCTGGTCCTGCTCCACCACCTGAAGCACAACAAAGCCCTCCATGAACGGGTGGTACTGCTGACCATCCAGTTCCATGAGGAGCCGTATGTGAAGGAAGAGAAACGGGTGTCTGCCATTGAGCTGGCTCCCAAGTTCCACCGGGTGGTGCTGCACTACGGCTTTGTGGAGTCACCAGACGTGATGCGGGACCTCTGCCATGCGTTGCAATTCAAGAAGATCCACGAAATGAGCAATATCAGCTTCTACCAGGCGAGAGAGCTTCTCCTGCCTACGGGGCGGGGGAAAATGGCCGAGTGGCGCAAGAAGCTTTTTGTCTCCCTGTCCCGCGCTGCCCGTCCGGCTACCGGCTACTTTGACCTGCCCTCCCGGCAGGTGATTGAGCTGGGGATTCAGATGGAACTGTGA
- the purH gene encoding bifunctional phosphoribosylaminoimidazolecarboxamide formyltransferase/IMP cyclohydrolase produces the protein MSIQRALLSVSDKTGLADFAKGLSLMGVELLSSGGTAKFLAAEGIEVKEVSEFTGFPELFDGRVKTLHPKIHGGLLQRRDLPEHKKQAEEHNIPCIDLVVVNLYPFEETISKQDVTLEDAIENIDIGGPSMLRSAAKNYQSVTVITDPADYSTVLKEMNHNKGDTKLSTRERLATKVFQRTAAYDAAIARYLNKEQETAKSFNLSLPLYSELRYGDNPHQEAALYGNFGDYFVKLHGKELSYTNVLDIESAAGIALEFRRPTVAILKHTNPCGVGCADGDLREAWEKAFETDKQAPFGGVIVTNRPMTLGLAKIIGEIFTDVIIAPDYEADARALLQKKKNLRLIQMLPNVAEALAQPVLRSAPGGLMVMDSDPKALGLDNIESKVKTKRPPTTEEIEAMRFAWRVVKHVKSNAIVFASSDRTLGIGAGQMSRVDSCRIAVWKAKEAGLSLQGSAVGSDAMFPFADGLIACADAGATCAIQPGGSMRDEEVIAAANEREMAMVFTGSRHFKH, from the coding sequence ATGAGCATTCAACGAGCGCTTCTCTCTGTATCCGACAAGACCGGTCTTGCGGATTTTGCCAAAGGTCTGTCTTTGATGGGGGTGGAACTCCTCTCCAGCGGTGGCACGGCCAAGTTCCTGGCAGCGGAGGGCATCGAGGTGAAGGAAGTCTCTGAGTTCACCGGCTTCCCTGAGCTCTTCGACGGGCGGGTGAAGACCTTGCACCCCAAGATTCACGGTGGTCTCCTCCAGCGTCGCGATCTGCCAGAGCACAAAAAACAGGCGGAAGAGCACAACATTCCCTGCATCGATCTCGTGGTGGTGAATCTCTATCCGTTTGAAGAGACCATCTCCAAGCAAGATGTGACCTTGGAAGACGCTATTGAGAACATTGACATCGGTGGCCCCTCCATGCTGCGCTCAGCCGCCAAGAACTACCAGAGCGTGACGGTCATCACCGATCCGGCGGACTACTCGACGGTGCTCAAGGAAATGAACCACAACAAGGGGGACACGAAGCTGTCCACCCGCGAGCGTCTGGCCACCAAGGTCTTCCAGCGTACGGCTGCTTACGACGCCGCCATTGCCCGCTACTTGAACAAGGAGCAGGAGACGGCCAAGAGCTTCAACCTCAGCCTGCCACTCTACAGCGAGCTGCGCTACGGTGACAACCCGCACCAGGAAGCCGCTCTATACGGCAACTTCGGCGACTATTTCGTGAAGCTGCACGGCAAAGAACTTAGCTACACGAACGTGCTCGACATCGAGAGCGCGGCGGGGATTGCCCTTGAGTTCCGTCGTCCTACGGTGGCCATCCTCAAGCACACCAATCCGTGTGGCGTAGGCTGTGCGGACGGGGACCTGCGCGAAGCGTGGGAAAAGGCTTTCGAAACCGACAAGCAGGCGCCATTTGGCGGCGTGATCGTCACGAACCGTCCCATGACCCTTGGCCTTGCCAAGATCATCGGAGAGATCTTCACCGACGTGATCATCGCTCCTGACTACGAGGCGGATGCCCGCGCCCTGCTTCAGAAGAAGAAAAATCTGCGCCTCATCCAGATGCTGCCGAACGTGGCGGAAGCCCTGGCTCAACCAGTGCTGCGCTCCGCTCCCGGCGGACTCATGGTGATGGACAGTGATCCCAAGGCCCTCGGTCTCGACAATATCGAAAGCAAGGTCAAGACCAAGCGTCCTCCGACGACAGAGGAGATCGAAGCCATGCGCTTTGCCTGGCGCGTGGTGAAGCATGTGAAATCCAACGCCATCGTCTTCGCTTCCAGCGACCGGACCCTCGGTATCGGTGCCGGCCAGATGAGCCGGGTGGACTCCTGCCGCATTGCGGTGTGGAAGGCCAAGGAAGCGGGCTTGTCCCTTCAGGGCAGTGCCGTGGGCAGCGATGCCATGTTCCCCTTCGCCGATGGGCTCATCGCCTGTGCGGACGCCGGTGCCACCTGTGCGATCCAGCCGGGCGGATCCATGCGGGATGAAGAAGTCATCGCCGCTGCCAACGAGCGGGAAATGGCAATGGTCTTCACCGGTTCACGGCATTTTAAACACTAG